From one Halothece sp. PCC 7418 genomic stretch:
- the metK gene encoding methionine adenosyltransferase, translating to MSSKYIFSSESVTEGHPDKVCDQISDTILDALLAGDDKSRVAAEVVVNTGLVLVTGEITSKTQVNFVNLVRDKIKEIGYTDADNGFSADSCAVLVALDEQSPDISQGVTAAQETRELSDDELDQIGAGDQGLMFGFACNETPELMPLPISLSHRLTRQLAKVRHNGTLDYLRPDGKSQVSVAYEDGKPVRIDTILLSTQHDPEVGGSTDEKTVHDKIKADLWKEVVLPIFEDIDIKPDENTKYLMNPTGKFVVGGPQGDAGLTGRKIIVDTYGGYSRHGGGAFSGKDPTKVDRSAAYASRYVAKNIVAAGLADKCEVQLSYAIGVARPTSVFVDTFGTGKVDEEKLLEVIRKNFELRPAGIIQDLQLQELPQQRGGRFYQDTAAYGHFGRPDLDLPWERTDKAELLKQALKEAAAV from the coding sequence TTGTCTAGTAAATATATATTTAGTTCTGAATCGGTAACTGAAGGTCACCCTGATAAAGTGTGTGACCAGATTTCCGATACCATTCTCGACGCTTTACTCGCTGGCGATGACAAAAGCCGTGTCGCAGCAGAAGTCGTCGTTAACACTGGCTTAGTGCTAGTGACAGGGGAAATTACCTCCAAGACACAAGTCAACTTTGTGAACTTGGTTCGTGACAAAATCAAAGAAATTGGTTACACCGATGCGGATAATGGCTTCTCTGCTGATAGCTGTGCGGTCTTAGTGGCTCTTGATGAACAATCTCCTGACATTTCTCAGGGGGTAACGGCTGCTCAAGAAACTCGTGAACTCAGTGATGATGAACTTGATCAAATTGGCGCAGGTGACCAAGGGTTAATGTTTGGGTTTGCTTGTAACGAAACCCCAGAGTTAATGCCTCTTCCCATCAGCTTATCTCACCGTTTAACTCGCCAGTTAGCGAAAGTCCGTCATAATGGCACCCTTGACTATCTCCGCCCTGACGGTAAGAGCCAAGTCAGTGTTGCTTATGAAGATGGTAAGCCAGTTCGCATTGATACCATCTTACTTTCCACTCAACATGATCCTGAGGTGGGTGGTAGCACTGATGAGAAAACCGTTCATGACAAGATCAAAGCGGATCTCTGGAAAGAAGTTGTGCTTCCGATTTTTGAAGACATCGACATCAAACCCGATGAGAACACCAAATATTTAATGAACCCCACTGGTAAGTTTGTTGTTGGTGGTCCCCAAGGAGATGCTGGCTTAACTGGACGTAAAATTATCGTTGATACCTATGGCGGTTACTCCCGTCATGGCGGGGGCGCTTTCTCTGGTAAGGATCCAACAAAAGTTGACCGCAGTGCTGCTTATGCAAGCCGTTACGTTGCGAAAAACATCGTTGCTGCTGGCTTAGCCGATAAATGCGAAGTTCAACTCAGTTACGCGATCGGTGTGGCGCGTCCTACTAGCGTCTTTGTTGATACCTTTGGAACGGGTAAAGTTGATGAAGAAAAATTACTGGAAGTAATTCGCAAAAACTTTGAGCTTCGTCCTGCTGGTATTATCCAAGACTTGCAACTGCAAGAACTTCCGCAGCAACGGGGCGGACGTTTCTATCAAGATACTGCAGCGTATGGTCACTTTGGTCGTCCTGACCTCGACCTCCCTTGGGAACGCACTGACAAAGCAGAACTCTTAAAACAAGCCCTCAAAGAAGCTGCTGCTGTGTAA
- the dnaG gene encoding DNA primase, with product MSSSRFHPDTIETVRTQADIVDVISDYLVLRKRGKDYQGLCPFHEEKTPSFTVNPSKQLYYCFGCGAGGNVFKFLMELGKQSFSEVVLDLAQRYQISVQTLEPEQQEELQRELSVREQLYEILAVAGNFYQHVLYQPEGETALEYLKTKRQFQEETLHTWGLGYAPSGWETLYRYLVEQKRYPVGLVEQAGLIQQRKSGKGYYDRFRDRAMIPIRDAQGRTIGFGSRTLGNDEPKYLNSPETPLFDKSKTLFALDQARDAIRKEDQAILVEGYFDAIALHEAGIKPVVASLGTALSEDHIRQLLRYTESKQIIYNFDADQAGITATQRAIKEVEPLVYSGQVQLRVLNLPDGKDADEFLKSNPDAAPAYRQQLHKAPFWLDWQINQLLQDKDINQPDQIQKVTEEIVKLLNHLQDVTLRTHYLRHCAELLSQGDSQLTPLYTETLRNALKKPQGTKKLQKKPTSAPKKLPSFPTESQLLAQAEALLLRVYLHCPGYRERITVTLEEKDLLFSLSPHRWLWQQILSLEATYDFRGDHQGNNRLLVQLENEVTQFPEYEKQLASIIQLQETTSTDLQRPGLVLRAAIATLEQTACEKQKRYCLQQWQQLDPNTDEATLNYYLEQFYEAQQQLEVLKQQRQFSINEIINPT from the coding sequence TTGAGCTCTTCTCGCTTTCATCCTGACACGATTGAAACTGTTCGTACCCAAGCTGACATTGTTGATGTCATCTCGGACTATCTCGTGCTACGAAAGCGGGGAAAAGATTATCAGGGGTTATGCCCTTTTCATGAAGAAAAAACCCCTAGCTTCACTGTTAACCCAAGCAAACAACTCTATTATTGCTTTGGCTGTGGGGCTGGGGGTAATGTTTTTAAGTTTCTTATGGAGTTGGGAAAGCAGTCTTTTAGTGAGGTGGTTTTAGACTTAGCCCAACGTTATCAAATTTCAGTTCAAACCTTAGAACCCGAACAGCAGGAGGAACTGCAACGAGAACTTTCGGTTCGGGAACAATTATATGAAATTTTAGCGGTGGCGGGGAACTTTTATCAGCACGTTTTGTATCAGCCAGAAGGAGAAACCGCCCTTGAGTATTTAAAGACAAAACGCCAGTTTCAAGAGGAAACCCTGCACACTTGGGGACTCGGTTACGCGCCCTCGGGTTGGGAAACCTTATATCGGTATTTAGTGGAACAAAAACGGTATCCTGTGGGCTTAGTTGAACAAGCGGGATTAATTCAACAACGGAAGTCTGGGAAAGGGTATTATGATCGGTTTCGCGATCGCGCGATGATTCCGATTCGAGATGCCCAAGGGCGCACCATCGGCTTTGGGAGTCGAACCCTGGGGAATGATGAACCGAAATATCTCAACTCACCCGAAACACCGTTATTTGACAAAAGTAAGACGCTGTTTGCATTGGATCAGGCGAGAGATGCGATTCGGAAAGAAGACCAAGCGATTCTTGTCGAGGGCTATTTTGACGCGATCGCGCTTCATGAAGCAGGAATCAAACCCGTAGTCGCCTCGTTAGGAACAGCCCTCAGCGAAGACCATATCCGCCAGCTATTACGTTACACCGAATCAAAACAAATTATCTATAACTTTGATGCGGATCAAGCAGGAATCACTGCTACCCAACGGGCGATTAAAGAAGTTGAACCCTTAGTCTATTCTGGACAAGTGCAACTGCGGGTTTTAAATCTTCCTGATGGCAAAGATGCAGACGAGTTTCTGAAAAGTAATCCTGATGCAGCACCAGCCTATCGTCAGCAACTCCACAAAGCCCCTTTCTGGCTCGATTGGCAAATTAATCAGCTTTTACAGGATAAAGATATTAATCAGCCTGATCAAATACAAAAAGTTACAGAAGAGATTGTCAAGCTGTTGAATCATCTCCAAGATGTGACCCTACGAACCCACTACCTCCGCCACTGTGCTGAGTTGTTAAGTCAGGGCGATTCCCAACTCACTCCTCTCTATACGGAAACCCTTCGTAACGCCCTGAAAAAGCCTCAAGGAACAAAGAAACTCCAAAAGAAACCGACATCAGCACCAAAAAAACTTCCATCCTTCCCCACAGAAAGTCAACTTCTCGCCCAAGCCGAGGCGTTATTATTGCGGGTGTATCTTCATTGTCCAGGATATCGAGAAAGAATTACTGTCACCTTAGAAGAAAAAGATTTACTCTTCAGTTTGTCCCCTCATCGTTGGTTATGGCAACAAATTTTAAGTTTAGAAGCAACCTATGATTTTAGGGGCGATCATCAGGGAAACAATCGGCTGTTGGTGCAGTTAGAAAATGAAGTGACTCAGTTTCCAGAGTATGAGAAACAGTTAGCAAGTATTATTCAGTTACAGGAAACAACCAGCACCGATTTACAACGTCCAGGGTTAGTTTTACGCGCCGCGATCGCGACCTTAGAACAAACTGCTTGTGAGAAACAAAAGCGTTATTGTTTGCAACAATGGCAACAGCTTGATCCCAATACTGATGAAGCCACGCTGAATTATTATTTAGAACAGTTTTATGAGGCACAACAACAGTTAGAAGTGCTGAAACAACAACGCCAATTTTCAATTAATGAGATTATTAACCCCACCTAA
- a CDS encoding DUF4327 family protein → MTKQVAHPMVKLQRQVQSLINSKLLKPTDSIWKIALLYGNEWSYWKNELLEFGFSMQDPVQELIAVDEWDEEVNP, encoded by the coding sequence ATGACTAAGCAAGTAGCTCACCCAATGGTGAAGTTGCAACGTCAAGTGCAGTCACTGATTAATTCTAAACTGCTCAAACCGACTGACAGCATCTGGAAAATTGCACTCCTTTATGGAAATGAATGGTCTTATTGGAAAAATGAACTCCTAGAGTTTGGTTTTTCCATGCAAGACCCAGTTCAAGAACTCATCGCCGTTGATGAATGGGATGAAGAGGTTAACCCCTAG
- the trpD gene encoding anthranilate phosphoribosyltransferase, with protein MTSTTDWSTVLQQLLDQHSLSQEQSATLMTGWLNEDIPPVLSGAILAAIQAKGVSPTELAGMARVLQQQSLQKNPLSYSEAVIDTCGTGGDGASTFNISTAVAFVVAASGVKVAKHGNRSASSKVGSADVLEALGINLTSSIEKTQEALEAVGITFLFAPGWHPAMKSVVPLRKTLKVRTIFNLLGPLVNPLRPTAQVMGVFDGKLIDTVAQAFQLLGMERAIVLHGREKLDEAGLAAPTDLAILNHGEVEVTTIEPEQLGLHSVPTEALKGGELPENQAILTNVLQGKGSIAQQEVVALNASLALQVAGVVPLGAHEAGMSTAKEILKSGAAWDKLEALVAFLHS; from the coding sequence ATGACTTCCACTACTGATTGGTCAACCGTACTCCAACAACTTCTCGATCAACACTCGCTCTCCCAAGAACAATCAGCAACCTTGATGACAGGATGGCTCAATGAAGACATTCCTCCTGTGTTATCAGGGGCGATTTTAGCAGCAATTCAAGCGAAAGGGGTATCACCGACAGAACTGGCGGGAATGGCAAGAGTTTTGCAACAACAATCCTTACAAAAAAATCCCCTCAGTTATTCAGAAGCCGTCATTGATACCTGTGGAACTGGAGGGGATGGGGCTTCCACCTTCAATATTTCTACAGCAGTGGCGTTTGTTGTTGCAGCATCAGGGGTAAAAGTGGCAAAACATGGCAATCGTTCCGCATCCAGTAAAGTGGGGTCAGCAGATGTTTTAGAAGCTCTCGGGATTAATCTCACCAGTTCCATTGAAAAGACTCAAGAGGCTCTAGAAGCGGTGGGAATCACATTTTTGTTTGCTCCAGGTTGGCATCCAGCGATGAAAAGTGTCGTTCCTTTACGGAAAACTCTAAAAGTGCGGACAATCTTTAATTTATTGGGTCCTTTGGTGAATCCCCTCCGCCCTACGGCTCAGGTAATGGGGGTGTTTGATGGTAAATTGATTGATACGGTTGCCCAAGCCTTTCAGCTATTGGGAATGGAACGCGCGATCGTCCTTCATGGTCGAGAAAAATTAGATGAAGCAGGATTAGCAGCCCCTACTGACTTAGCCATTTTGAATCACGGTGAAGTGGAAGTGACCACGATTGAACCGGAACAGTTGGGTTTACATTCTGTGCCGACAGAGGCTCTAAAAGGAGGAGAACTCCCTGAAAATCAGGCAATTTTAACTAACGTTCTACAAGGAAAAGGTAGCATCGCTCAGCAAGAAGTGGTGGCGTTAAATGCCTCTTTAGCCCTACAAGTGGCTGGGGTGGTTCCGTTAGGGGCTCATGAAGCGGGCATGAGTACAGCCAAGGAGATCTTGAAGAGCGGTGCAGCTTGGGATAAGTTAGAGGCTTTAGTTGCTTTTCTCCACTCTTAA
- a CDS encoding caspase family protein, translating into MGIDRRNFLQQAGLTALAWGLRGESNLFLPPAWRNQIKQQAEVLASSNGRKLALLVGINQYSGNDLKGCITDVEQQQELLRYRFGFQPEDILTLTDRAASRDQIINAFREHLIAQAQPNDVVVFHFSGYGTKAKIPASLQQRNTTTINCLVPSDGATSNRWFGDSNFLLENTLATLARSLLTDQVTLILDTSYLPIGQPLQGNFRVRSLNRAAASSLSEKDFEVAQSLKAELNQRDLSSESLINQAQTLRGVVITATGPQQIATETDWGGFHAGVFTHTLTHSLWEAISASNIQISLTRSAQTIERLLGPQQQPRLFGKDQGKTIVPYYAFSDLFGAEAVITGLENNVKLRLVGIPPSVLKDYGVNSIFSLPSRYTEDTPKQVQLTSHDGLNASARFLQGSNSLEVGQGLQEEIRIIPRNPRLIIALEANLGRIERVDATSAFSDVGEVSTVITAGEGSADYVFSKGQSLQGNPPLKNIVEKGYGLFSVGGMPIPSTVGTQTEAVKSAVMRIVPKLKTLLAAKLCRFTVNDGSSQLGLRATLETVSPQGETTPVISQETFRYRQGKEFFFDTQSLPYALAGAFPQINAGTQIQYRLQNISDRAIYCLLLGVDSGANPLCFYFPDSSAVADPSQNIQPLQNLKLTPRETRIIPKTEASYDWQVPGPAGLSEIYVLGSSQPFTKTLNVLSQIPQSKGEGERIIDLPDPLKVMQAVQEDLQAASQVSSEVTGLDSSVYALNVHCWATLSFVYQVI; encoded by the coding sequence ATGGGTATTGATCGGCGTAATTTCCTACAACAAGCAGGACTAACAGCATTGGCTTGGGGGCTTAGGGGAGAATCAAACTTGTTCCTACCACCAGCATGGAGGAACCAAATTAAACAACAGGCGGAAGTTTTAGCTAGTAGCAACGGTAGGAAACTTGCTCTGTTGGTGGGGATTAATCAGTATAGTGGCAATGATCTTAAAGGGTGCATTACGGATGTTGAACAACAGCAGGAACTCTTACGCTATCGGTTTGGTTTTCAACCAGAAGATATCTTAACACTCACCGATCGCGCTGCCAGTCGAGATCAAATTATCAATGCGTTTCGGGAACATTTAATTGCACAAGCACAACCGAACGATGTTGTTGTCTTTCATTTTAGTGGTTATGGCACAAAAGCAAAAATCCCTGCTTCTCTTCAACAGAGGAATACAACAACAATTAATTGTCTGGTTCCCAGTGATGGTGCTACCTCCAATCGTTGGTTTGGAGACAGTAATTTTCTCCTTGAAAATACCTTAGCCACCTTAGCGCGATCGCTGCTTACCGATCAAGTTACCCTGATTCTTGACACCAGCTATCTTCCCATTGGTCAACCCCTGCAAGGGAATTTCCGAGTGCGCTCCCTCAATCGTGCTGCTGCTTCCAGCTTGAGTGAAAAAGACTTTGAGGTTGCCCAAAGCCTAAAAGCGGAATTAAACCAGAGAGACTTGTCTTCAGAAAGCCTGATCAATCAAGCCCAAACCTTGCGGGGGGTCGTCATTACCGCCACAGGTCCCCAACAAATCGCCACAGAAACCGATTGGGGAGGATTTCATGCGGGAGTCTTTACCCATACCTTAACCCATTCCCTTTGGGAAGCCATTTCTGCAAGCAACATTCAAATTTCTCTCACTCGCAGTGCACAAACCATTGAACGATTACTCGGACCGCAACAACAGCCTCGTTTGTTTGGCAAAGACCAAGGAAAAACCATTGTCCCCTACTATGCCTTTTCTGATTTATTTGGTGCAGAAGCTGTCATCACTGGCTTAGAGAATAATGTCAAGTTGCGTCTCGTGGGGATTCCTCCGTCTGTACTCAAAGATTATGGAGTTAATTCCATCTTTTCCCTCCCCTCTCGATACACTGAAGACACTCCCAAACAAGTTCAATTAACCAGTCATGACGGCTTAAATGCCAGCGCCCGCTTTCTCCAAGGAAGTAATAGTCTGGAAGTGGGTCAAGGGTTACAAGAAGAAATTCGGATCATTCCTCGCAATCCTCGGTTAATCATTGCTTTAGAAGCCAACCTAGGTCGCATTGAACGGGTTGATGCCACCAGCGCTTTTTCTGATGTGGGAGAAGTTTCAACAGTGATTACAGCAGGAGAAGGCAGTGCCGATTACGTTTTTAGCAAAGGACAATCTTTACAAGGGAATCCCCCCCTGAAAAATATTGTAGAAAAAGGCTATGGTTTATTTTCCGTCGGGGGAATGCCCATTCCCAGCACCGTGGGCACACAAACCGAAGCCGTCAAATCAGCGGTGATGCGAATTGTTCCGAAATTAAAAACCCTGTTAGCCGCGAAATTATGCCGATTCACCGTCAATGATGGTTCTTCCCAGTTAGGCTTACGAGCAACCTTAGAAACTGTTTCTCCCCAAGGAGAGACAACACCTGTGATTAGCCAAGAAACTTTTCGCTATCGCCAAGGCAAAGAATTTTTCTTTGATACCCAATCTTTACCCTATGCCTTAGCAGGTGCTTTTCCTCAAATTAATGCGGGGACGCAAATTCAATATCGCTTACAAAACATCAGCGATCGCGCGATTTATTGTTTGTTATTGGGAGTCGATTCTGGCGCAAATCCACTTTGTTTTTATTTCCCTGATTCCTCAGCAGTTGCCGATCCCTCTCAAAATATCCAACCCCTGCAAAATCTCAAACTGACTCCTAGAGAAACCCGTATCATTCCCAAAACTGAAGCCTCTTATGATTGGCAAGTTCCAGGTCCTGCTGGATTATCAGAAATTTATGTCCTTGGCAGTAGTCAACCTTTTACTAAAACCCTAAACGTCCTTTCTCAAATTCCCCAATCGAAAGGAGAAGGAGAACGGATTATTGATTTGCCAGATCCGCTGAAAGTCATGCAAGCGGTACAAGAAGACTTACAAGCTGCCAGTCAAGTGTCTAGCGAGGTTACAGGATTGGATAGCAGTGTTTACGCCTTAAATGTTCATTGTTGGGCAACGTTGAGTTTTGTCTATCAAGTGATTTAG
- a CDS encoding energy-coupling factor ABC transporter ATP-binding protein: MTHAAIALEKISFAWQREQPVLKDCSFTIPQGEFWMLLGSNGSGKSTLLRILSGLLKPQSGTCYVEQPLGFVFQNPDHQLVMPTVGADVAFGLVKEQLSWTQVRDRVQEALSAVGLLGWERRPIYALSGGQKQRIAIAGAIARNCPVLLLDEPTALLDPDTQLELVQQVRSLVKSRGMTALWVTHRLEELDYCDRAFILEQGKITKEGSPQALKEYVSQSH, translated from the coding sequence GTGACACACGCTGCGATCGCGCTCGAAAAGATAAGTTTTGCTTGGCAACGGGAGCAACCGGTTCTCAAAGATTGTTCCTTTACGATCCCCCAAGGGGAGTTTTGGATGTTGTTGGGGAGTAATGGTAGTGGAAAATCAACGCTACTCCGCATCTTATCAGGATTGCTGAAGCCTCAAAGTGGGACTTGCTATGTGGAACAGCCCTTAGGGTTTGTCTTTCAAAATCCAGATCATCAATTGGTGATGCCAACGGTTGGGGCGGATGTGGCTTTTGGTTTGGTGAAAGAACAGTTAAGTTGGACACAAGTGCGCGATCGCGTGCAGGAAGCGTTAAGTGCTGTCGGGTTACTGGGTTGGGAACGACGACCGATTTACGCCCTCAGTGGCGGACAAAAACAACGGATTGCCATTGCTGGCGCGATCGCGCGGAATTGCCCCGTTTTATTGTTAGATGAACCCACCGCCCTCTTAGATCCCGATACCCAACTGGAATTAGTGCAGCAAGTGCGCTCTTTAGTGAAAAGTCGGGGGATGACAGCCCTTTGGGTCACCCATCGTTTAGAAGAATTAGATTATTGCGATCGCGCTTTCATTTTAGAACAAGGAAAAATCACAAAAGAAGGCTCACCCCAAGCCCTAAAAGAATACGTGTCCCAGTCTCATTAG
- the glpD gene encoding glycerol-3-phosphate dehydrogenase: protein MRDFSTIQNTDYDLIIIGGGVNGAATARDAALRGIKTILLEKGDYAGGTSSWSTRLVHGGLRYLEYFEFSLVRESLREREVLLRTAPHLVSPLMLTVPVYGDRSRPYWKISAGMLLYDLFSFDKTLPSHRMLPKEKFHQLFRDLDQEGLKGGAQYYDGQAVYAERLCLENIIAAEEAGATCLNYAEVTGLVRDRDQITQLECEDQLTGESFTVQGSKQAVIINTSGPWVDQVCQRGETNQKSAPIGEKPKIGGTKGSHIVVPPFSGAPDTALYVEAKSDGRPFFIVPWLGLYLIGTTDLPFKGSLDQVKADNDEIDYLLRETNLIIPSAQLTRDDVTFTYSGVRPLPYAEGQKPGSVTRKHIIHDHGSEGVKNLISLIGGKLTTFRHTAEELVDLVGKKQKRNLPACPTLKTPFPGAIVKSDQRMTAAIQTYRDRVPLKTLDHLFTLYGARAVSVLKLIDESPELAEAITPELPDIKAQIVYAVRYESAQTLVDILRRRTTIAMECNYGLDVLSVVGEVLQTHCGWSQTQRDRATEDYHAYMEGNCIPDYVLTPKKRATATR from the coding sequence ATGCGAGATTTTTCAACCATTCAAAACACCGACTATGACCTGATTATTATCGGCGGTGGCGTTAATGGCGCAGCGACTGCCCGCGATGCTGCTCTACGGGGCATTAAAACAATTTTACTGGAAAAAGGCGATTATGCTGGGGGAACTTCTAGCTGGTCAACGCGCTTAGTTCATGGGGGATTGCGCTATCTAGAATATTTTGAGTTTTCCCTAGTGCGAGAGTCTTTAAGGGAAAGAGAAGTGTTACTGCGGACTGCACCCCATTTAGTGAGTCCCCTGATGCTAACTGTACCCGTTTATGGAGACCGATCGCGCCCCTATTGGAAAATCAGTGCAGGAATGTTGCTCTATGATCTTTTTAGCTTTGACAAAACCCTGCCCTCTCATCGGATGTTACCAAAAGAAAAGTTCCATCAACTCTTTCGCGATTTAGACCAAGAGGGCTTAAAAGGAGGCGCACAATATTATGATGGACAAGCGGTTTACGCCGAACGTCTCTGTTTAGAAAATATCATTGCAGCAGAAGAAGCCGGGGCAACTTGTCTCAATTATGCGGAAGTGACAGGGCTAGTTCGCGATCGCGATCAAATTACTCAGTTAGAATGCGAAGATCAACTCACTGGGGAATCTTTTACGGTTCAGGGAAGCAAGCAAGCGGTTATCATTAACACCAGTGGGCCCTGGGTCGATCAAGTGTGTCAGCGAGGAGAAACCAATCAAAAATCAGCCCCGATTGGTGAAAAGCCGAAAATTGGCGGAACAAAAGGCAGTCATATTGTTGTTCCTCCTTTCTCGGGTGCGCCTGATACCGCCCTCTATGTGGAAGCGAAGTCCGATGGTCGTCCCTTCTTTATTGTCCCTTGGTTGGGACTGTATTTGATTGGGACAACTGACTTACCTTTCAAAGGCAGTTTAGACCAAGTCAAAGCCGATAATGACGAGATTGATTATTTATTGCGAGAAACCAACTTAATCATTCCCAGTGCACAACTCACCCGTGACGATGTGACGTTTACTTATTCGGGTGTCCGTCCGTTACCTTATGCAGAAGGACAAAAACCAGGCAGTGTTACCCGTAAACATATCATTCATGACCATGGCTCAGAAGGAGTGAAGAACTTGATTTCTCTGATTGGCGGTAAGTTAACCACATTTCGTCATACGGCGGAAGAATTAGTGGATCTCGTTGGTAAAAAACAAAAGCGTAATCTTCCTGCTTGTCCGACTTTAAAAACCCCTTTTCCTGGCGCAATTGTCAAGAGCGATCAACGGATGACAGCAGCCATACAAACCTATCGCGATCGCGTTCCCTTAAAAACATTAGACCATCTCTTTACTCTCTATGGAGCAAGAGCGGTATCGGTTTTAAAATTAATTGATGAATCTCCTGAACTGGCTGAAGCAATTACCCCAGAATTACCAGATATTAAAGCACAAATTGTGTATGCGGTTCGTTATGAATCAGCCCAGACCTTAGTTGATATTTTACGCCGTCGAACCACCATTGCTATGGAGTGCAATTATGGGTTAGATGTGTTATCGGTTGTCGGTGAGGTTTTACAAACCCATTGCGGTTGGAGTCAAACTCAGCGCGATCGCGCAACGGAAGACTATCATGCTTATATGGAAGGCAACTGCATCCCCGATTATGTTTTAACACCAAAAAAACGAGCAACCGCAACCCGTTAA
- a CDS encoding sodium:alanine symporter family protein, translating into MMNLFLITSEQMNGLLVAASEKLSIFVQLNQAFADFVAILKTIFFYPIFGMPIIVLWLIIGGVYFTFRMGFINLRGFSHALAVLSGKYQSSSGDDDDQEGEVSPFQAASTALSATVGLGSIAGSAIAIQMGGPGAVVWMSIAGFLGMSSKFVECTLGQKYRQVKPDGSVAGGPMYYLSGGLSELGLRPLGSVLGIFFAILCVLGTFGAGNMFQANQSYAALAGVLPFIAERSWFYGLIMSLLVGVVIIGGISRIGVVTSRLVPLVVLFYISGCLWIILSNWQIIPEAVGVIFKGAFSPTAIQGGLVGVIVQGFRRAAFSNGAGIGSAAIAHSATRNDQPIREGIVASIEPLVDTLIICNLTAISIVITGVYKSFASGEASGIQLTAAAFGTVVEWFPTVLAIAVILFAFSNIVSWSYYGEQAWMYLFGEASTLLYKVIFIVFVFLGSVIELGIVLDFSDMMLIAMSVPNLLGCFLLAGKVGDDLEVYMDKLRLERAVAGSSTTDSQAQEEYTSSSKK; encoded by the coding sequence ATGATGAATCTATTTCTAATTACATCTGAACAAATGAATGGATTACTGGTGGCAGCATCAGAAAAACTCAGCATCTTCGTTCAATTGAATCAAGCGTTTGCTGATTTTGTTGCGATCTTAAAAACCATTTTCTTCTATCCCATTTTCGGGATGCCCATCATCGTTCTTTGGTTAATTATCGGAGGCGTATATTTTACCTTCCGCATGGGATTTATTAACCTCAGAGGCTTTAGTCACGCCCTCGCAGTCCTCTCAGGAAAATATCAAAGCAGTAGCGGAGATGACGATGACCAAGAAGGGGAAGTCTCACCATTTCAGGCTGCTTCTACCGCCCTCTCAGCAACAGTTGGTTTAGGGAGTATCGCCGGATCAGCGATCGCGATTCAAATGGGCGGTCCTGGCGCGGTGGTGTGGATGAGTATCGCTGGCTTTTTAGGAATGTCCAGTAAGTTTGTCGAATGTACTCTCGGACAAAAATACCGTCAAGTCAAACCCGATGGCAGTGTTGCGGGGGGCCCCATGTATTACCTGTCTGGCGGACTCTCAGAACTGGGGTTACGTCCTTTAGGCAGTGTTTTAGGAATTTTCTTTGCCATTCTCTGTGTCTTGGGAACGTTTGGTGCAGGGAATATGTTTCAGGCGAATCAGTCTTATGCAGCCCTAGCGGGTGTTCTCCCCTTTATCGCCGAACGCAGTTGGTTTTATGGGCTGATTATGTCTTTACTGGTGGGCGTTGTCATTATCGGCGGAATTAGTCGCATCGGGGTGGTTACCAGTCGTTTAGTACCACTGGTCGTTTTGTTTTACATTAGCGGTTGTCTGTGGATTATTCTCAGCAATTGGCAAATTATCCCCGAAGCCGTTGGCGTTATTTTCAAAGGGGCGTTTTCTCCAACCGCGATTCAAGGGGGATTAGTGGGAGTGATTGTGCAAGGCTTTCGTCGCGCTGCCTTTTCTAATGGGGCGGGAATTGGTTCCGCGGCGATCGCGCACTCTGCAACTCGTAATGATCAACCGATCCGAGAAGGAATTGTTGCTTCCATTGAACCGTTGGTGGATACTTTAATCATCTGTAATTTGACAGCGATTTCCATCGTCATCACAGGCGTTTACAAAAGTTTTGCCAGTGGGGAAGCCTCAGGGATTCAACTGACTGCTGCTGCTTTTGGAACTGTTGTCGAATGGTTTCCCACGGTGCTAGCCATTGCAGTGATTTTATTTGCTTTTTCCAATATTGTTTCTTGGAGCTACTATGGAGAACAGGCTTGGATGTATTTATTTGGAGAAGCCAGTACCCTCCTTTACAAAGTCATTTTCATTGTCTTTGTTTTTCTAGGCTCTGTCATTGAATTAGGCATTGTTCTCGATTTCAGCGATATGATGTTGATTGCGATGTCAGTTCCGAATCTCCTCGGCTGTTTCTTACTCGCGGGGAAAGTGGGGGATGATCTGGAAGTTTATATGGATAAACTGCGATTAGAACGTGCTGTCGCTGGATCATCAACAACCGATTCCCAAGCCCAAGAAGAATACACAAGTTCCTCGAAAAAATAA